In Burkholderia lata, the DNA window CGTGATCTTCGTCGGCGAAGTGGAGCGCTGCGGCGTGCGCGCGGTATCGGACACGGCACCGCCGCTCGTGTTCCACGGCGGCGGCTTCCACGGCCTTACACCGCTTTGATCGCTCCCGTGCGCGCCAGCCCGACCGGCGCGCCGGCTTCATCCTTCAGCGTCTGCAGCACGATGTTGGAACGGATGTCCATCACGCCCGGCGCCTTGTAGAGCCGGTTCAGCACGAAATCGGAATAGTGCTTGAGGTTGTGCGCGAGCACGCGCAGCAGATAGTGGCTCTCGCCCGTCACGACGAACGCGCCGACGACCTCCGGCCATTCGCGCAGCGCTTCCGCGAAGCGCTCGTGCCATTGATTTTCTTCGTTGCGCATCGACACCTGAACGAACGCCTCGAGCTCGAAGCCGAGCTTCTCGCGGCTCAGGCACGCGCGATAGTGCTCGATCACGCCCTGCTCCTCGAGCAGGCGCATGCGGCGCAGACAGGCGGACGGCGAAAGCGAAATTCGTTCCGCCAGATCGAGATTGCTGATTCTGCCCTCTTCCTGCAGGACCGCCAGAATCCGGCAGTCGGTGGCATCGAGCGTGATCGCGTGCATTTTTGGTCCCCGTTTTCCCTCTGAGTCGAATTATCTGCCAATCCGGCGGATTGTCCATGTTTATTTCGCAAGCACTTTCTGCGAGCGTCCACCTATCATTCGAAGGATCGACTCACCGAATCGTCATGCCATGGACACCCTCTGGGACATCTCGCCGCCTGTCAGCCCCGCCACCCCCGTGTGGCCGGGCGATACGCCGGTTTCCGTCGAACGCGTGTGGCGGATGGAGGCCGGCTCGCCGGTCAACGTCGCGCGCCTGACGCTGTCGCCGCACACGGGCGCGCACTGCGACGCGCCGCTGCACTACGACGCCGACGGCGCGCCGATCGGCGCCGTGCCGCTCGACACCTACCTCGGCCCGTGCCGCGTGATCCATTGCATCGGCGCATCGCCGGTCGTGCAGCCGGTCGATGTCGCGGCCGCGCTCGACGGCGTACCGCCGCGCGTGCTGCTGCGCACCTATGCGCGCGCCAGCGTCGAACAGTGGGACAGCCACTTCTGCGCGGTCGCGCCCGAGACCGTCGACCTGCTCGCCGCGCATGGCGTGAAGCTGATCGGCATCGATACGCCGTCGCTCGACCCGCAGGAATCGAAGACGATGGATGCGCATCACCGCGTGCGTGCGCATCGAATGGCGATCCTCGAAGGCATCGTGCTCGACGACGTGCCGCCCGGCGACTACGAACTGATCGCACTGCCGCTGAAATTCGCGACGCTCGACGCAAGCCCCGTGCGTGCGGTGCTGCGCGCGCTGCCCGCGCGTGCCTCCTGATTACCCCGACTGACGACCCCACATCATGATCAAGACCCGTGAAGACGCGCTCGCGCTCGACCGCGACGATCCGCTCGCCCCGCTGCGCGACCAGTTCTCCCTGCCTGACGGCGTGATTTACCTCGACGGCAACTCGCTCGGCGCGCAGCCGCGCGCGTCCGCCGCCCGCGCGCAGCAGGTGATCGGCGCCGAATGGGGCGAAGGCCTGATCCGCAGCTGGAACACGGCCGGCTGGTTCGCGCTGCCGCGCCGTCTCGGCGACAAGCTCGCGACGCTGATCGGCGGCGCACCCGGCGAAACGGTCGTGACCGATACGATCTCGATCAACCTGTTCAAGCTGCTGTCGGCGATGGTGCGCCACCAGGCCGAGCGCGCGCCCGAGCGCCGCGTGATCGTGTCGGAACGCTCGAACTTCCCGACCGACCTGTATATCGCGCAGGGGCTGATCGAACAGCTCGGCGGCGACTACGAACTGCGCCTGATCGACGACCCGGCCGACCTGCCCGGCGCGCTCGGCGCGGACACGGCCGTCGCGATGATCACGCACGTGAACTACCGCACCGGCTACATGCACGACATGCCGGCCGTCACGCAGCTCGTGCACGACGCGGGTGGCCTGATGCTGTGGGATCTCGCGCACTCGGCCGGCGCGGTGCCGGTCGACCTGAACGGCGCGCGCGCGGACGGCGCGGTCGGCTGCACGTACAAGTACCTGAACGGCGGCCCCGGTTCGCCCGCCTTCGTGTGGGTGCCGCAGCGCCATCACGCGCACTTCTCGCAGCCGCTGTCCGGCTGGTGGGGCCACCGCGCACCGTTCGCGATGCAGCCGGGTTTCGCGCCCGATCCGGGCATCGCTCGCTTCCTGTGCGGCACGCAGCCGATCGTGTCGATGTCGATGGTCGAATGCGGGCTCGACGTGTTCCTGCAGACCGACATGCACGCGATCCGCCGCAAGTCGCTTGCGCTGACCGATACGTTCATCGCGCTCGTCGAAGCGCGCTGCGCGGGCCTGTCGCTGAAGCTCGTCACGCCGCGCGCGCATCACCAGCGCGGCTCGCAGGCGAGCTTCGAGCATCCGCACGGCTACGAAGTGATGCAGGCGCTGATCGCGCGCGGCGTGATCGGCGACTACCGCGAGCCGTACGTGCTGCGCTTCGGCTTCACGCCGCTCTATACGCGCTTCGCCGACGTGTGGGATGCCGTCGAGACGCTGCGCGACATCCTCGCCACCGATGCGTGGAAGGCACCCGAGTTCGCCGAACGCGGCGCGGTGACCTGACCCGCTTCGCGCGGCGCACGCATGATGCGCGCCGCGCCCCGTCATTCAAATCTGGAGAGAGTCGTGAATTCTGGTCATATGCAGCCACCCGGCGAAGACGCGCCGGCGGGCTGCCCGTTCTCGGGCGCACGCGCCGCGCATTCGGCACCCGCGGCCCCGGCCGCGCACGAAGCGTCGCACGTGCCCGGCGATGCCGGCTGGCACAACGCGCAGCTCGATTTCTCGAAGTCGATGAGCTACGGCGACTACCTGTCGCTGAATTCGATCCTCGACGCGCAGCATCCGCTGTCGCCCGATCACAACGAGATGCTGTTCATCATCCAGCATCAGACGAGCGAGCTGTGGATGAAGCTCGCGCTGTTCGAGCTGCGCGGCGCCCTCGATGCGGTGCGCACCGACGCGTTGCCGCCCGCATTCAAGATGCTCGCGCGCGTGTCGCGGATTCTCGAGCAGCTCGTGCAGGCGTGGAGCGTGCTGTCGACGATGACGCCGTCCGAATATTCGGCGATGCGCCCGTATCTCGGGCAGTCGTCGGGCTTCCAGTCGTACCAGTACCGGCAACTCGAATTCCTGCTCGGCAACAAGAACGTGCAGATGCTGCAGCCGCACGCGCACCGGCCCGACATCCTCGAACAGGTGCGTGCGACGCTCGAAGCGCCGTCGTTCTACGACGAAGTCGTGCGCCTGCTCGCGCGGCGCGGCTTCCCGATCGCAGCGGAGCGGCTCGAGCGCGACTGGACGCAGCCGACCCGGCATGACGAGACGGTCGAAGCCGCGTGGCTCGAGGTGTACCGTCACCCGCAGCAGCACTGGGAGCTCTACGAAATGGCCGAGGAACTCGTCGATCTCGAGGATGCGTTCCGCCAGTGGCGCTTCCGTCACGTGACGACCGTCGAGCGCATCATCGGCTTCAAGCAGGGCACGGGCGGCACCAGCGGCGCGCCGTACCTGCGCAAGATGCTCGACGTCGTGCTGTTCCCCGAGCTCTGGCACGTGCGCACCACGCTGTAACGCGCGACGCGCCCCCTGGCCTGCCCGCCGTCACGACGACGTGCGGGCCAGTTCCTCCCCTTCGCGCGGCTGCACCGCCGCGCGCGACAGTCGCGGAATGTGCCGTCGCACGACGAGCAGCGCGACGCAGACCACCCCCATCGCAATCGCCAGCATCGTCAGATAAGCCGTGGCACCGCCCGTGGTGATCACGATCGCGCCCGCGAACGCGCTGAGGATCGCGCCGAGCCGGCCGAACGCGAGCGCGCTTGCCGTGCCCGTCGCGCGCACGGCCGTCGGGTAGATGTACGCGCAGAGCGCATACATCGTCGACTGCACCGCGTTGACGAACAGCCCGTGCAGGCCGAGCCCGACGATCAGCCAGCCCGTGTGGCGGCTCGCATCGACACCCATCAGCCATACCGCACTCGCCGCGCCGCCGATGCTGCACAACACGAGCGGCCAGCGCGACCCGGCATGCGCGATCGTCCACGCGCACAACAGCGCACCGATCACGCCACCGAGGTTGTATGCGGTGAGCCCCGTCCCCGCGACCGACACGCTCAGCCCGCTCGCCGCCAGCATCGTCGGCAGCCAGCTGAACGCCGCATACACGGCGAGCAGGCACATGAAGAACGCGCACCACAGCGCGATCGTGTCGCGCGCCTGACCGCTCTCGAACAACGCGCCGAAGCCGCCACGGCCGCCCGCCGCGCGCGCGTCCCGCATGTCGGTGAAGGCAGTGCCCGGCGCGACGGGCCGCTCCATCCGCGCGAGCAGCGCGCCGAGTTCCGGCCAGCGCGCGGGGCGCCGCGCAAGATAGCGCGGCGATTCGGGCAGCGCACGCACGAGCACGAAGCCGAGCACGAGCGGCAATGCGCCGCCCGCGAAGAACAGCCCGCGCCAGCCGTAGCGCGGCAGCACCTCGTGCGCGAACAGGCCGGCCAGCATCCCGCCGAGCGGCACGCAGACGATCGTCGCGGTCACCATCATCGTGCGACGCCGCGCGGGCGTGTATTCGGCCGTCATCGTCGTGGCCGTCGGCAACGCGCCGCCGATCCCGAGGCCTGCGACGAAGCGCAGCGCCGCGATCGCCGTGACGTCCGGTGCGAAGCCGATCGCGCAGGTCGCAATGCCGAACAGGAACACGCTGCCGATCACGGCCTGGCGGCGGCCGAAGCGGTCCGCGACGATCCCCGCGCACGCGCTGCCGATGCCCATCCCGATCAGCCCGGCCGCCACCGCCGGCGCGAACGCGCCACGCGTGATGCCCCATTCGCGGATCAGCACCGGAATCGCGAAGCCGATCAGCTGGCCGTCGAAGCCGTCGAGCACGATCGCGAGCGCGGCGAGCAGCACCACGCAGCGCTGCATCGTCGTGAACGGCCCGTCGTCGAGCGTCGCGCCGATGTCGACGGACGGAGGCTGCAATCCGTCGCGCGTGCTCATGCGACCTCCCGTGTACCGCGCCCAGGCGGCAACGTGCGCGCGCGGCGCGCGGCAAGACAACGGCATTCGATGGCGTTCATGGCGTTCATGGCGTCTCCGGTTGCCCGGGCTGGCGCGGTGGCGCGTGCCCGGATCTCGTGCTGCGCAGTCGGCCGGTGTCGACGCATCGGCGCCGGCTCCGGTGTCTCGTCCAACCCGTCCCGATCCGGCGTCGTCGCCTGCGCGCGGCGTGCTCGTCTCGTCGTGCGGCGCAAGCCGCGCCGCCGGCCTGATGCTCAGTTCATCCGTGCGTCGATCAGCCGGACCAGCGCGAGCAGCGTTTCCGCATGCGGCACCGCCACGCCCGCTTCGCGCGCGGCCGCGACGACCTTGCCGCTGATCGCGTCGATTTCCGTGCGACGGCCCGCAAGTACGTCCTGCAGCATCGACGGACGATGGCCGCGATGCTCGTGGATCGCATGCTCGACGTTGCGCGCGATACGTTCGCCGTCGACCGCGATGCCCTTCGCGCGGGCGACGGCGGCCACCTCGGCCGCGATCGCGAGCGCGAGCCGCGGCCCGTCGTGATGATTGCCGAGCTGGTCGACCGTGCAGCCCGTCGCCGCGCACAGCGTGTTGAGCGCCGCGTTGAACGCGACCTTCTCCCAGATCGCGGCCCACACGTCGGCGTCGAGCGTGCAAGCGAGCCCCGCGCGCGACAGCGTATCGGCCACCGTCGCCGCGAACGGGCGCGCCGCGCCGTCGGCCGTCATCATGCGGATCGTGCCCGCGCCGTGCGAGCGCACGTGTGCCGGCCCCGCCGCGTCGGCCGGCCACGTCGTCACGCCGACCAGGATGCGTTCGAGCGGCACGAACGCATTCAGCGTCTCGACGTTGCCGAGCCCGTTCTGCAGCGTCAGCACATGCGCGTCTCGCTTGAGCAATGCACGCACGCCGTCGAGTGCGGTACGCGTATGCAGCGACTTCGTGAAAACGATCAGCAGGTCGAACGGTGTATCGGACGCTGCGGCCGCATCCGCTTGCGCGGTTTCCGGCCGCACGACCTGCAGCGTACGGATGCGTCGTTCGCCCCGATCATCATCGATGCATAGGCCGTCGCGGCGAATCGCATCGAGATGCGCATCGTTCACGTCGATCAGCGTGACGGCCTCGCCGCTTTCGGCCAGCCGCCCGCCGAACAGCGAGCCCATTGCGCCCGCGCCCAGAATGGCAATCCTCATCGTCGGCGGCCTCGTCAGAACGGATAGTGGCGCGGTGCCGTCTGCACCGTGATCCAGCGCAGGTCCGTGAACGCCGCGATGCCGGCCTTGCCGCCGAAGTGGCCGAAGCCGCTGTCCTTCACGCCGCCGAACGGCATCTGCGCCTCGTCGTGCACGGTCGGACCGTTCACGTGGCAGATGCCCGATTCGATGCGCGCCGCGACGCGCATCGCTCGCGCGACGTCGCGGCTGAACACGGCCGACGACAGCCCGAACGCGTTGTCGTTCGCGCAGCGGATCGCGGCCTCCTCGCCGTCGACACGCACGATGCCCTTCACCGGGCCGAACGACTCCTCGGCATAGATGCGCATCGCGGGCGTCACGTGGTCGAGCAGCGTGGCCGGGAACAGCGTGCTGTCGGCCTTGCCGCCGCACACGAGCGTCGCGCCATGCGCGAGCGCATCGTCGATCAGCGCATTGCAGCGCTCGACGGCCTTCATGTCGATCAGCGAACCGAGTACGACGGGCCCGTTGCGCGGATCGCCGAGCGGCAGCGACGCGGCCTTGTCGGCGAGCTTCGCGACGAACGCATCGGCGATCGACGCGTCGACGACGATGCGCTCGGTCGACATGCAGATCTGCCCGGAATTCGCGAACGCGCCGAACGCGGCTGCCGCGACCGCGGCATCGAGATCGGCATCGTCGAGCACGACGAACGGCGCCTTGCCGCCGAGTTCCAGCACCGATGGTTTCAGATGGCGCGCGCACGCTTCGGCGACGATCCAGCCGACGCGCGTCGAGCCGGTGAAATTCACGCGGCGCACGGCCGGATGCGCGATCAACGCATCGACGATGGCACCCGCGTCCTCGGGCGCGTTCGTCACGAAATTGACGACACCCGGCGGCAGCCCGGCTTCCTGCAGCGCCTCGACGATCAGCCCGTGCGTGACGGGACACAGCTCCGAACCCTTCAGCACGACCGTGTTGCCGCACGCAAGCGGCAGCGCGAGCGCGCGCGTCGCGAGGATCACCGGCGCATTCCACGGTGCGATGCCGAGCACGACGCCGGCCGGTTGCCGCACGCCCATCGCGAGCGACCCCGGCACGTCGGACGGAATCAGCTCGCCGCCGACCTGCGTGGTCAGCGACGCAGCCTCGACGAGCCCGCTCGCGGCAAGATGCACGTTGAAGCCGGCCCACAGCGCGGACGCGCCCGTCTCGGCCGCCATCGCGGCGACGAACTGGTCGTGCTTCGCTTCGAGCGCGGCGGCCGCCTTCAGCAGCAACGCGCGGCGCGCGCCGGGGCCGAGCGCGGCCCAGTCGGGAAACGCGCGGGCGGCCGCGTCGGCCGCTGCGCGCGCATCGTCGACGGTGCCCGCGGGCGCTTCGGACGCGACTTCGCCATCGAGCGGGTTGCGGCGCACGAAGGTCGCGCCGCTGGATGAGTGACGGCGTTCGCCGCCGATCAGCATCGATACGGTTTGCATGGAATCTCCGGAAGGACGCGCATTGCGCATCACATCATTCAGGCAATCTCGACTTCAACGACGACCGGCGTTGCAGCGCGCAGCGCCTCGGTCAGCGTGTCGCGCAGGTGTGCGGCATCGGTCACGCGCACGCCTCGGCAGCCCATCCCTTGCGCGAGCGCGACGAAATCCAGGTTCGGCAGATCGGTGCCTTGCACGGGATCGTCCGGGCCGAAGCCGAACACCGGCGCGAAATCCTGCAGCGCCGCGTAGCGACGATTGTTCAGGATCACGAACGTGATCGGCAACTTCAGTTGCGCGGCGCTCCACAAGGCCTGGATCGAATACAGGCTCGACCCGTCGCCGATCAGCCCGATCACGCGCCGGCCCGGGTGCGCGAGCGCGACGCCGACGGCGGCCGGCATCCCGTAGCCGAGCCCGCCGCTGTCCATCGTGTAGAACGTGCCGCTATGCGTGAACGGCAGGTGTTCCTGCATCACGGCCCGTGCGCTCGGCGCTTCTTCGACGACGATGTCATGCGCGTCGCGCACGTCGGCGAGCGTCTGCAGCGCGAACGCGACCGACATACGTTCGCCGGCGGCCGGCGGTTCGACACGCGCGCGCGGCGGCCGCGGCGCGGGCATCGGCCGCTCGGGCGGCGCCGGGCGCGCGAGCAGGTCGCGCGCGGCGAGCCGCAGGTTGCCGACGACCGCATCGCCCGACGGCGTCCACGCGGCGATGCCCGGATCGTCGACGAGCTGCACGAGCGTCGCGCCCGGCGGCACGTGCGGGCCGAAGCCCTCGATGTGATAGGTGAACGCGGGCGCGCCGAACGCAAACACGAGGTCGTGCCCGTCGAGCCGCGCGACGATCTTCTCGCGGATCGCGGGCAGGAAGCCGGCGAACAGCGGATGGTCCTCGGGGAAACTGCAGCGCCCAGACATCGGCGCGACGTACACGCGCGCACGGTGCCGCTCTGCGAGCCGCACGACGTCGTCCCACGCACCGGCGCGATCGACGGCCGCGCCGACCACGAACGCCGGACGCCGCGCGGCGTCGAGCGTGTCGCCGAGCCGCGCGAGCGCGTCCGGGTCGGGCCGCACGACGCTGCTGACGTCGCGGCGCGGCAGCAGTTCGGCCGGCTGATCCCAGTCGTCGACCGGGATCGACACGAACACCGGCCCACGCGGTTCCTGCATCGCGATGCGGTATGCACGCGCGATCGCGGCCGGCACATCCTGCGCGCGCGCAGGCTCGATGCTCCATTTCACGTACGGCTTCGGCAGCTCGGCGGCCTGCGTCGCGCCGAGGAACGGGTCGAACGGCAGGATCGCGCGCGCCTGCTGGCCCGCGGTGACGATCAGCGGTGTGCGGTTCTTGAAGGCGGTGAAAAGATTGCCCATCGCGTTACCGACGCCTGCCGCCGAATGCAGGTTGACGACCGCCGCGTTGCCGGTGGCCTGCGCGTGGCCGTCGGCCATGCCGACCACGACGGCTTCATGCAAGCCGAGCACGTAGCGGAAATCGTCCGGGAAGTCGCGGAACATCGGCAGCTCGGTCGAGCCGGGATTGCCGAACACGCGGTCGATGCCGAACTGGCGAAGCAGGTCGATCACCGCATCGCGAACGGTGATCGGTGCGGCGGAAGGGGGCTGGTAGCCGGACATGCTTGGCGCTCCTCGGTGGCTTGGCGGTTTCCACAGTATCGAAGCGCAAGCCATTCACCGATACTGTATTTTTTGCGAAAAGCCATACCGTTCCGACATGACTTTCGATCTCCGACAATTGCGCGCCTTCACGACGATCGTCGCGTGCGGCAGCCTCGGCCGCGCGGCCGACGCGCTGCATGTGACGCAGCCGGCGCTGAGCCGGATCCTGAAGCGGCTCGAGGAACAGGTCGGTGCGCCCTTGTTCGAGCGCCACTCGAAGGGCGTGCAGCTCACCGCGTTCGGCGACGCGTTGCTGCCGCATGCGACGCTGCTGCAGCACGAGGCCGAGCACGCGCGTGAGGAGCTCGACGCGATGCGCGGGTTCGCGAAGGGCACGATCAAGGTCGGCACGGTGGGCAGCATCGCGAGCCTCGTGCTGCCGGTCGCGGTGGGCCGCGTGCTCGACCGCTGGCCGAACCTGCGCGTCGAGATCATCGAAGGCGTGTGGGACCGGCTCGCGGAAGGGCTGAACAAGCACGAGATCGATCTCGCGCTGTCCGCGCACGGGCCCGACACAGATGAAATCGTCGCGATTCCCGAGTGCCGCTGGGAAGATCGCAGCCATATCGTTGCGGCGCCGCACCATCCGCTGCGCGCGCTCGGCCGCGCGCCGACGCTCGCCGATACGCTGCACGCGCGCTGGGCGATTCCGCCGCGCGGCACTGCGCCGTTCGACCACATGCGCGCGACCTTCGACGCGCACGGGCTCGCGCTGCCCGACATTGCGGTCGAGACGCGCTCCGTCACCACGCTGAAGAGCCTCGTCGCGCATGCCGGCTTCCTGAGCTGGATGGCCGAGCCGATGTACGGCGCCGAGCAGCGCGCCGGCACGATCGACACACTGCCGGTGCGCGAGGTCGTCGCGGTGCGCACGCTCACCGCGTTCCGGCGCCGCCACGGCATCCTGCCGGGACCGGCCGGCAAGCTGCTCGAGGAACTCGTCGCGTTGACGCGCGAAGGACGCTGACGGCGCCTTTCGCACCGGCCGCCCGTTCGCGCCCTCCCCGTCCTGCCCGCACGCGCCGCCGCAGCGCACCATTGAAATGCCGTTTCCCCGCCTTGACTTTCGCTCGCCCGAATACGATCATTCGCTCACACAAAGAGCAAATGATCGTATTCGACAGGACAGTCAGGCACGAACAGGAGACCCCGGATGAGCGCATCGCCCTCCGCCCGCACGCCCGTGCTGCTGCACATCGGCGCGGGCTCGTTTCACCGCGCGCACCAAGCGTGGTATCTGCATCGCGTGAACGCGGCCGTCCCGGCCGACGAGCGCTGGTCGCTGACCGTCGGCAACATCCGCGACGACATGCACGCGACGATGGACGCGCTCGCCGCGCAGCACGGCGCCTACACGCTCGAAACCGTCACGCCGCAAGGCGAGCGCGCGTACGAGACGATCCGCGCGATCACGCGCGTGCTGCCGTGGTCGATCGACCTCGCCGCGCTGATCGATGCCGGCGCCGATCCGGACTGCCGGATCGTGTCGTTCACCGTCACGGAAGGCGGCTACTACCTCGACGAACACAACCGGCTCGACCTCGCGAACGCCGATCTCGCGGCCGACCTGCAGGGCGCGCGCACGACGCTGTACGGCGCGCTCGCGGCGCTGCTCGCCGAACGCGTGACCCGCGGCGCGGGCCCGCTCACGCTGCAGAGCTGCGACAACCTGCGCAACAACGGCGCGCGCTTTCGTGCGGGAATGCGTGAATTCCTCGAACGGCGCGGACAGGCCGACCTGCTCGCATGGTTCGATGCGAACGTTGCGACACCCAGCGCGATGGTCGACCGCATCACGCCGCGCCCGACCGCCGACGTGCGCGAGCGCGTGCTGGCGGCCACCGGCGTCGACGACGCGTGCCCGGTAATGGGCGAATCGTTCATCCAGTGGGTGATCGAAGACCGCTTTGCGGCCGGCCGGCCGCGCTGGGAGCTGGCCGGCGCCGAACTCGTCGACGACGTGCACCCGTACGAGGAAGCGAAGATCCGCATCCTCAACGCGACGCACAGCTGCATCGCGTGGGCCGGCACGCTCGCGGGCCACACGTATATCCACGAAGGCACGCACGACGCGGCGATCCGCCGCTTCGCGCACGACTACGTGACGCAGGACGTGATCCCCTGCCTCACGCCGAGCCCGCTCGATCTCGCGCGCTACCGCGACGTCGTGCTCGAACGCTTCGGCAACCCGTACGTGCTGGACACGAACCAGCGCGTCGCGGCCGACGGCTTCTCGAAGATCCCCGGCTTCATCGCGCCGACGCTCGCCGAATCGTTCGCACGCGGCGCATCGCCGATCGCGACCGCCGTGCTGCCCGCGCTGTTCCTGCGCTTTCTCGAACGCTGGGCGCGCGGCGCGCTGCCGTATGCGTACCAGGACGGCGTGATGGACGAAAGCGCTGCACGGGCGATCGTCGGCGCCACCGACCCCGTCGTCGCGCTGTGCGCGAACCGGCAGCTGTGGGGCTCGCTCGCCGGCAACGCGGCGCTGTTCGAGGCCATCCGCGGCGGACTCTGGCGCGTCGACGCATGGCTCGCGGCACGCTGACGCGCATCCGGGCGAACCTGCCTTGGCACGGGCGCGGCCGCGCGGCTAAAGTAGCGACTCCCCACTGACGGAACGGATCGCTCATGTATCTCGGCATCGACCTCGGCACCTCGGAAGTGAAGGTGCTGCTGCTCGCCCCGGACGGCACGGTCGTCGGCACCGCCGGCTCGCCGTTCAGCGTGTCGCGGCCGCACCCGCGCTGGGCCGAGCAGCATCCGGACGACTGGTGGCAAGGCACGCTCGCCGCGCTCGCGACCCTGCGCGAGCGGCACCGCGAGGCGTTCGCGGCCGTGCGCGGCATCGGCCTGTCGGGCCAGATGCACGGCGCCGTGCTGCTCGGGCGCGACGATCGCGTGCTGCGCCCCGCGATCCTGTGGAACGACATGCGCAGCGCCGACGAATGTGCGCTGCTCACCGACCGCGCGCCCGATCTCCACGCACTGGCCGGCAATCTCGCGATGCCGGGCTTCACCGCGCCGAAACTGCTGTGGGTCGCGAAGCACGAGCCCGACGTGTTCGCGGCGACCGCGTGCGTGTTGATGCCGAAGGATTACCTGCGGTTCCGGCTGACCGGCGCGAAGGTGTCCGATCCGTCGGACGCGGCCGGCACGCTGTGGCTCGACGTCGCACGCCGCGACTGGTCCGACGCGCTGCTCGCCGCATGCGGAATGACACGTGACCAGATGCCGCGCATCGTCGAAGGCAATGCGCCGTCCGGCACGCTGCGCGCGGACATCGCACGCGAACTCGGGCTGTCGGAAGCCGTCGTGGTGGCCGGCGGCGGCGGCGACAACGCGACGAGCGCGCTCGGCATCGGCGCGATCCATGCAGGCGACGGCTTCGTATCGCTCGGCACGTCCGGCGTGCTGAGCGTGGTCGGCGATCGCTTCATGCCGAACCCTTCATCGGCCGTGCATGCGTTCTGCCACGCGATTCCCGATCGCTGGCAATTGATGAGCGTCGTGCTGTCGGCCGCGAGCTGCCTGCGCTGGGTCTGCAAGCTGACCGGTACCGACGAGCCCGCGCTGCTCGCCGAAGTCGAGGCGCTCGACGCCGACGCGCTCGCGACGGCGCCGCTGTTCCTGCCCTACCTGTCCGGCGAGCGCACGCCGCACAACGATCCGTACGCGCAGGGCGTGTTCTTCGGAATGACGCATGCGACCGAACGCGCACACCTCGGCTACGCGGTGCTCGAAGGCGTGACGCTCGGCCTCGCCGACGGTCTCGACGCGCTGCATGCGGCCGGTGTCGAAACCGATCAGCTGTCGCTGATCGGCGGCGGCGCGCGCAGCGCGTTCTGGGCGCAACTGATCGCCGATGCGCTGAACGTGCGCACGCGCCAGCACGGCGGCGGCGAAACGGGCGCGGCGCTCGGCGCGGCCCGGCTTGGCTGGCTGGCCGTCGGCGGCGATCCGCATGCGGTGCTGACCAAGCCGCCGGTGCGCGCCGAGTACGCGCCGGATGCCGCCCGCCATGCGCTGCTGCGCGAACGCCTCGACGCGTTCCGCGCGCTGTACCGTCACGTGCAGCCGCTGTACGAACCGTCGCGCGCGCGGCTCGCGTAAGCGCCGCACGTCACGCGTGGCGGCCGCCGGCCGCGCGCGCGACATGCGGTACAGTGGATGCCGTCATGCGGCCCGCCGGCCGGCCCGCGGGGCGGCCCCCAGATCCGAATCGAATCGCTATCGTGTCCAAGTCCTCAGAAAAACTCGATCTCGCCACGCGTGCCGCGTGGCTCTACTACGTCGCGGGCGACACGCAGAACGAAATCGCGGAAAAGCTGCAGGTGTCGCGCCCGGTCGCGCAGCGCCTCGTCGCGTTCGCGGTCGAGAAGAAC includes these proteins:
- the xylB gene encoding xylulokinase; this encodes MYLGIDLGTSEVKVLLLAPDGTVVGTAGSPFSVSRPHPRWAEQHPDDWWQGTLAALATLRERHREAFAAVRGIGLSGQMHGAVLLGRDDRVLRPAILWNDMRSADECALLTDRAPDLHALAGNLAMPGFTAPKLLWVAKHEPDVFAATACVLMPKDYLRFRLTGAKVSDPSDAAGTLWLDVARRDWSDALLAACGMTRDQMPRIVEGNAPSGTLRADIARELGLSEAVVVAGGGGDNATSALGIGAIHAGDGFVSLGTSGVLSVVGDRFMPNPSSAVHAFCHAIPDRWQLMSVVLSAASCLRWVCKLTGTDEPALLAEVEALDADALATAPLFLPYLSGERTPHNDPYAQGVFFGMTHATERAHLGYAVLEGVTLGLADGLDALHAAGVETDQLSLIGGGARSAFWAQLIADALNVRTRQHGGGETGAALGAARLGWLAVGGDPHAVLTKPPVRAEYAPDAARHALLRERLDAFRALYRHVQPLYEPSRARLA